In Euphorbia lathyris chromosome 10, ddEupLath1.1, whole genome shotgun sequence, the DNA window GCTTTACCCCTAGATGTCCAATCAACGCATTTCGGGGAGAACCAGCTAGCTCTGGGTTCGAGTGGCATTTCACCCCTAACCACAACTCATCCGTTGATTCTTCAACATCAGTCGGTTCGGACCTCCACTTAGTTTCACCCAAGCTTCATCTTGGTCATGGATAGATCACCCAGGTTCGGGTCCATAAGCAGTGACAATTGCCCTATGAAGACTCGCTTTCGCTACGGCTTCGGTGGGTTCCCTTAACCAAGCCACTGCCTATGAGTCGCCGGCTCATTCTTCAACAGGCACGTGGTCAGATGGGGGTTCTTTTCACCCTTCCCTCACGGTACTACTTCACTATCGGTCACCCAGGAGTATTTAGCCTTACAAGGTGGTCCTTGCTGATTCACACGGGATTCCACGTGCCCCATGCTACTCAGGTCAAAGCATAAGCTAGTAATGCTTTCGGCTACTGGACTTTCACCATCTAGGGTGCAGCACTCCACCACTTCGCCTAGCAGCACGACGCTTGTATTTGCTCTCCCACAACCCCGTTTTTAGGGTTTAGGCTGCTCCCATTTCGCTTGCCGCTACTACGGGAATCGCTTTTGCTTTCTTTTCCTCTGGTTACTAAGATGTTTCAGTTCGCCAGGTTGTCTCTTGCCTGCCCATGGATTCAGCAGCAGTTTGAAAGGTTGACCTATTCGGGAATCTCCGGATCTACGCTTATTTTCAACTCCCTGAAGCATTTCGTGGCTTACTACGCCCTTCCTCGTCTCTGGGTGCCTAGGTATCCACCGTAAGCCTTTCCTCATTTGAACCTCGCCCTTAACTTTAAGGCTATGCCATCCTAAGGTTCTGCTAAATGGAAGGATCTTATCAACGGCTTACCTACTCTTAACGGTCAAAGCGAACCCTTTCATTCCGAATTAAAGAATTCGGAATGAATCAAATCTCCCCAAGTAGGATTCGAACCTACGACCAGTCAGTTAACAGCCGACCGCTCTACCACTGAGCTACTGAGGAACAACGGGAGATTAGATCTCATAGCGTTCAATTCCCGTTCTCAACCCATGACCAATATGAGCTCGAAGTTTCCTTCGTAACTCCCGGAACTTATTCGTAGTGTCTTCGTTCCATGCCTCATTTCATAGGGAACCTCAAAGTGGCTCTATTTCATTATATTCCATTGATATCCCAATTCCATTCATTTAATATCCCCTTTGGTGTCATTGACATAAGATAAGAGATGTCGTTTCTAGTCTATCTCTTTCTATTTCTATATTCTATTTCTATATATATGGAAAGTTTAAAAATCATCATATAATAATCCAGAAATtgcaatagaaaagaaaaagggaggTTTGTGATGATTTTTAAATCTTTTATACTAGGTAATCTAGTATCCTTATGCATGAAGATACTCAATTCGGTCGTTGTGGTTGGACTCTATTATGGATTTCTGACCACATTTTCCATGGGGCCCTCTTATCTCTTACTTCTCCGAGCTCGGGTtatagaagaaggagaagaaggaacTGAGAAGAAGGTATCAACAACAACAGGTTTTATTACGGGACAGCTCATGATGTTCATATCGATCTATTATGCGCCTCTGCATCTAGCATTGGGTAGACCTCATACAATAACTGTCCTAGCTCTACCCTATCTTTTGTTTCATTTCTTCTGGAACAATCACAAACACTTTTTTGATTATGGATCTACTACCATAAATTCAATGCGTAATCTTAGCATTCAATTTGTATTCCTGAATAATCTCATTTTTCAATTATTGAACCATTTCATTTTATCAAGTTCAATGTTAGTCAGATTAGTCAACATTTATATGTTTCGATGCAACAACAAGATGTTATTTGTAACAAGTAGTTTTGTTAGTTGGTTAATTGGTCACATTTTATTCATGAAATGGGTTGGATTGATATTAGCCTGGATACAGCAAAATACTTCTATTAGATCTAATGTACTTTTTCGATCTAATAAGTACCTTGTGTCAGAATTGAGAAATTCTATGGCTCGAATCTTTAGTATTCTCTTATTTATTACATGTCTCTACTCTTTAGGCAGAACACCGTCACCCATTTTTACTAAGAAACTGAAAGAAACCTCAGAAACGGAAGAAAGCGAGGAAGAAACTGATGTAGAAACAACTTCCGAAACGAAGGGGGGGGCTAAACAGGAACAAGAGGGATCCACAGAAGAAgatccttcttcttcccttttttcgGAAGAAAAGGAGTATCCGGATAAAATCGACGAAACGGAAGAGATCCAAGTGAATGGAAAGGAAAAAATAAAGGATGAATTCAATTTTCACTTTAAAGAGACATGCTATAAAAATAGACCACTTTATGAAACTTTTTATCTGGATGGGAATCAAGAAAATTCGAAGTTAGAAATAttgatagaaaaaaataaataaatatctgtTATGGGTTGAAAAACCTCTTGTAACTATTCTTTTTGATTCTAAACGTTGGAATCGTCCATTTCGATATATAAAAAATCATCAGTTTGCGAATGCTTTAAGAAGAGAAATgggacaatattttttttatacatgtCTAAGTGATGGCAAAGAAAGAATATCTTTTATGTATCCACCCAGTTTGTCAAGTTTTTTTGAACTGATACAAAGAAAGATGTCTCTGTTCATAACACAAAAATTTTCCTCTGATGAATTGGATAATCATTGGAATTccaaaaatgaacaaaaaaaaaatctaagtaatgaatttaaaaaaagAGTCCAAGCTCTGGATAAAGGATACCTTGTTTCGAAAACACTGGAAAAAAGGACTAGATTgtgtaataaaaaaactaaagatAAAGACCAGTACTTACCTAAAACATACATCCCTTTTTGAACAGATCCTACCGGGGAAAAATGCAGTTTTTTTCATCCTCAATCCTAAATAAAACTTTTCGaacattttttagagaaaggtttttgataaataaaattCATCTTATTCTTCTTATTACTAATTATCAAGAATTTGAAGCAAAAACGGATCTCTTTAATAGTAATTCTGAATCATTTTTAAGAGAAATTGCTTATTTATTAAACTTAATTAATGAATTTGGCggaaaatcaaaatcaagtttCAATTTTAAGGGACTCCCTTTTTTCCCAGATGACAATGAAGAAAAAATGGATttagaaaatcaaataaaaattcgaaaatttttatttgATACAGTTATAGCGAATCCAAAAAAGAAAACAAGTAGAAAATTTTCTATTGGACTAAAAGAAATAAGTAAACAAGTTCCTCGATGGTCATACAAATTAATTGACGATTTGGAACAACAAGAGGGCAAAGATGATGCAGAAAACCTGGCGGACGATCATGAAATTCGGTCACGAAAAGCCAAACTTCTAAAGATGTTTAGtgataatataattatttttaatgataataaaaaaataatgatactTACAATAACATCAAGGATACAAGGAATTCTGACCCAATATACATAGACCAAGTGACTTTCATACGTTATTCCCAACAATCGGACTTTCGTCGAGGCATAATAAAAGGCTCCATGCGAGCCCAACGACGTAAAATAACTATTTTTGAACTGTTTCAAGCAAATGTGCATTCTCCTGTTTTTTTGGACAGAATCAAAAAATctcttttttttacttttgatATTGATATTTCTGAACTGATGAAAAAAATGTTTATAAATTGTATGTGTAAAAACACAGAATTTAGATTTTCTAATTATACTTATctagagaaaaaaataaaacaaagtaAGAAAAAAGAAGAGACCAAAAGAAAAGATAACAAAAGCAGAAACCTGGGATAGGATTTTTCTTGGGCAAGTACTAAGAGGTTGTGTTTTAGTAACCCAATCAAGTCTTAGCAAATATATTATCTTACCCTCATTAATACTAACTAAAAATATCATTCCTATATTATTTTTTCAAACTCCCGAATGGTCCCACGATGTAAAGGATTGGGGTAGAGAAATGCATGTTAAATGTACCTATAATGGAGTTCAATTATCAGAAAAataatttcctaaaaattggTTAACAGGTGGGATTCAAATAAAGATCCTATTTCCTTTTCGTTTAAAATCTTGGCACAGATCGAAAGTAAAATTCCctcataaaagtaaaaaaaaaaaaaaaaaaaagtagaagaaagggatttttgttttttgacaGTTTGGGGAATGGAAGCGGAACTTCCTTTTGGTTCTCCCCGAAAACGGCTTTCACTTTTTAAACCCATCTttaaaaaacttgaaaaaaaaattataaagatgaaaaaaaaaggttttcgAGTTATAACAAttttagaagaaagaataaaattatttcaaaatttatcaaaagaaaaaaaacatcgGGTcatcaaaaacattttttttagacaagaaataataaagaaactttcaaaatcaaaaagaaataaaaagttttTATCGGAATTTAGAGAAGTAGATGAATTAAatgaaagtaaaaaaaaaaattcgataaTCAATAACAATAATCGAACTGTTTCTAAATTTTCCACCCCAACTCGCTATACCCTGTACAAATTATTCACTGATAgaacaaaaaatgaaagatcttTCTGCTAGAAGAAAGATAATTCGAAATCaaatagaaaaaattacaaaagaaaaagaaaaaaaaaattagaacctCAGAAGTAAATATTAGTcctaacaaaagaaaaaaaagttataatgctaaaaaattaaaatcatcaaccaaTATTTCacacatattaaaaaaatgctTGATTAGCGcgtaaattttacttttttctaaaattttgaattgaaaaaaTATACATAGATATCTTTTTAGGTATCATTAATATTCCAAGGCTCAATGCACAGCTTTTTCTTGAAtcaataaaaaagattattacTAAATACATTTCCAATAATGAATcaaatcaaaaaaaaattgaaaaaacaaatcaaaaaaaATTTCACTTTATTTCGATTATAAAAAAGTCAAGAGATATTGCTGTTATTAATAATAATTCACAGATTTTTTGTGACATAGCTTTCTTATCACAAGAGTATGTATTTTACAAATTATCACAAACCCAAATTCTTAACTTATGTAAGTTAAGATCGATCTTTCGATACCATAACCTTTTTCTTAAGAAGGAAATAAAAGATTATTTTAGAGCCCAAGGATTATTTAATccgaaattaaaagaaaaaaattttcGAAAGTCTTTTTCTTTAATCAATCAATGGAAAAATTGGTTAAGAAGTCATTATCAATATAAATACGATTTATCTCAGTTTAGATGGTCTAGATTAATACCACAAAAATATCGAAATGGAATCTCTCACCACCATAtggttaaaaagaaaaaattaagcaaATGGAATTTACATGAACAAGACCAATTAATtcattatgaaaaaaaaaaggattttgaGGCAGACTTATTTGCGaatcaaaaagagaattttaAAAAACACTCTAGATATAATCTTTTATCATATAAATCTATTAATTATGAAAAAAAGACGGACTTCTTTATTTCCGAATCACCAACTACTCGAGAAGAGATTCTTTATAATTCCAACACAAATACAAGAATATTATTTGACATCTTAGAAGGTATTCCTATCAATAATTATCTAGTGGAAGATGATATTATCGATATAGAGAAAAGCCCAGATAGAAAATATTTTGATTGGCGAATTATCAATTTTTGTCTTAGAAAGAGGGTCGATATTGAGTCTTGGATCGATACCACCGGAAGCAACGATAAAAAAAAGACTAAGACTACAACTAATAAATACCAAATAATTGATAAAATTGATAAGAAAAAAATTGCTTTTCTTACAATTTACCAAGATCAAGAAATAAATTCATCCAATAAAAACCCCCTTTTTTTTATTGGATGGGAATGAATGAAGAAATAAAAACGAGTCTCATATCGAATTTTGAACTTTGGTTCTTTCGAAAATTTGTGATACTTTACAACACATATAAAAGAAAACCATGGACAATACCCattcaatttcttcttttaaattttcatagaaatgaaaatattagtaaaaataagaaaattaatgGGAATAAAAGAGGCGACCTTTTTATATCTATACCAtggaatgaaaaaaaaattattgaattagAGAATCGAAATCACGAAGAAAAAGAATCTGACGACCAAATGGACTTTGGAGCAGTTTTCACAAATGAAGAAAAAGATATTGAAGAAGATTATATGGGATTCGATATgaaaaaacatataaataaaaagcaaaacaaaagtCATACGGAAGTAGAGCTTGATTTCTTCCTAAAAGAGTATTTATGTTTTCAATTAAGATGGACTGGTTCTTTAAAtcaaaaaataattgataataTCAAAGCATATTCTTTCCTTCTTAGACTGACAAATCCCCCAGAAATTATTATATCTTCTATTCAAAGGCAAGAAATAAATCTGAATATGATGATGGTTCAGAAAGATGTAACTCTTACAGAATTGATGAAAAAGAGAATATTGATTATCGAACCTGTCCGTCTGTCGGTAAAACCCGATGGACAATTTATTTTGTATCAAATGGTGGGTATCTTATTAGTTCATAAGAACAAcgaacaaattaataaaaaaaatctatgttgataaaaataattttaccgAATCTATTGAAAGACATCACAATATAATTGGAAATAGAGAAAAAAATGATTATGATTTACTTGTTCCTGAAACTATTTTATCCCCTAAACGTCGTAGAGAATTAAGAATTCGAATTTCTTTCAATTTACAAATTGAAAACGATATTCATATAAATACAGAAATTGTCAATGGGAATAACATAAAAAAAGGCAGTCCCATTTTGGATAAAAGCAAACATTTttggagagaaaaaaaaaattaaattgcaATTTTTTCTGTGGTCCAATTTTCGATTAGAGGATTTAGCTTGTATGAATCGCTATTGGTTCGATACTAATAATGGAAGTAGGTTCAGTATGGTaaggatatatatatatccgcGCTTGAAATTTTAGTAAGggttatttttcatatatatatcctAGCATATTTGGTCTAGTATATGAAAAGAAGGAGATAGACGCCTTATTCTTTTACACTCCATATTTCATTCTGGTACATAGAATTCAATCATGTATCAATTAGATCTAGAAATGAATCAAtggcattttttttttactttttttttaggtagaatttttttcttctttgtaaGCGAAGAAATAGACCACATTGGGTTGATTAATTACAAATTTGGTCAAATAGAATTTTGAATTACTACCAAAGTAAATATTTTTGTGTATACCAAATTAAAATGAACtgacattattatttattaatagaATACATTTCTTATTATTActgatcaataaaaaatatcttaaacttaaaactaaaaaaagggGGTCCTTTTTTAGGGTAAAAAATTCATTCATTTCAGTGatttcacaaaaagaaaaagacgaAAACAAGGGATCTGTTGAATTTCAAATAGTAAGTTTCACTAATAAGATACGAAGACTTACTTCACATTTGGAATTGCATAGAAAAGACTACTTATCTCAAAGAGGTTTGCGGAAAATTTTAGGAAAACGCCAAAAGGAGAATTAGGAATTTTTCTGATAGGGGATCAGAGCGGCTTTCCTTGGAGATGGAAAATTCGCGCCGGGTTTTAGCAATTTGCAAATTCTTCCTGAATTAGTTAAAAGAATGAAATTGGCTGATATTATGACAATACTAGGTAGTATAGATATCATTATGGGAGAAGTTGATCGTTGAAATGATAATTGATACAACAGAACTACAAGCTATCCATCCTTTTTCTAGGTTCGAATCCTTAAACGAGGTCTATGGAATTATATGGGAGTTTGTTCCAAttttgactcttgtattgggaATCACGATAAGCATACTAGTAATTGTATGGTTAGAAAGAGAAATATCCACAGGGATACAACAACGTATTGGACCCGAATATGCAGGTCCTTTAGGAGTTCTTCAAGCTCTAGCGGATGGTACAAAACTACTTTTCAAAGAGAATCTTTTTCCATCTAGGGGGGATACTCATTTATTCAGTATTGGACCATCTATAGCAGTCATATCAACTCTATTAAGCTATTCAGTAATTCCTTTTGGTTATCACTTTGTTTTAACTGATCTAAATATTGGTGTTTTTTTATGGATTGCCATTTCAAGTATTGCTCCCATTGGACTTCTTATGTCAGAATATGgatcaaataataaatattcCTTTTTAGGTGGGCTACGAGCTGCTGCTCAATCATTAGTTATGGAATACCTTTAACTATTTGTGTGTTATCCATATCTCTACGTGCGATTCGTTGAAACAGAACTTTCTCGCTATTCCTTTCTTTTTGGGAAGAAAGCGAAATGAATTGAATAGATatcttcattttttattcatcATTTGGGTTGATGAAGTAAATTGGATAGTTCTATGAGTGAAAGAAAACAACTTCGAAATTTGCAGTAAAAAAATTGAGACTCATTTCCTATGTACAAGAATAAAACAGAAATAAACATAAGAAAAGACTGTTTGCCCCAAGATTGGTTGGTTAGTCATCATAGCTTGAAGCGGGCTCCAAAGATCAACTTTATGGAGTTTTCACTATCATTTATTAGGTATTCTCCATAGGTATTACCCTAATGCTAACAGGTGATTGAGCAAAAATGAGTGGATGGTTAGGAACACGAAGATACACAAAAGATTAGTAATAGAgatttaaaaaataatcgaaAAAGCTATTTCGACAAAAAGTATATTAATCGGGGCTTTAAGTTCGTAGAAATGATCAGGAAGTGCTCCCCATGATTCTAATCTAGAGTATGCTCCTCCCCAACATTTAAAGAACTGACTATCCGGAGAATGGTTGAATTGTAGAAAACCGAAAAGATGACCTAGCCGCCATCCCACCACCGTCCTCACCGCTGCATTCTTCCTGCGGCCATGGCAGATTCCGATTTCGCGATTGCCCATCTCTTCGAGAGATCCTCCTTTGCCAAGACTTGCTCCACTCCAAAACCCCCATCTCAATCGCGGCTCCCTTCCTTTGCCGCTGTGGTTAGCAAAAACACCATCCCAACCGCCGTCCCTGCGCCGGCAAGCCCTCTAATCTCTGAAGAGGGAGGCTTCAAAGCTATTAGAATTCAGCAGTCAATCTATGACGAGAGAATCAAGTCCTTTGAGCATTCGGTTATTGAGAGACTGTCTCTGTCAAAGGGCGAGCGCCCATGGAAGCACCCTGAGCTCAAAGGTAAGCTGAACCAAATATGGGAGAGGAGTATGGACTGGAAACTTATATCCCTCGGTAAGGGCTTTTATCACATAATTATGCCTAGCGCGGCAGCTCTTCAGTCAGTATGGAGCCTTGGTGCAATCCCTCTGAAGCCTGGAATCATGAGATTTTCCCCATGGACTCCTGGATTCAATCCTGATCTGCACAAAGCTTCCTCTGCACAGGTATGGGTCCGTCTCTATAACCTCccttgggaattctgggatCCCCGTATCCTTGCTAGCATTGCCCGTGTAGTAGGAATCCCGGTTCGTTTTGACCATAACACAGTGAATGGAGAGTTCGGGCACTATGCCAGAATTCTAATTGATATTGATCTTGCCAAAGATCTACAATCTAAAATTCGAGTAGACACTGATGCGAGAAAACAATGGCTGTATGTAGAATACGAACATTTACCGGCTATCTGCTCTGTTTGTGCTAATATTGGACATACAGCTGCACAATGCCGCAAAAACAACATGAATCAATATGGCAACAGGCTGCTCAGGCTAAACACCACAAATTTGAGGATCCTATCGCCTCAACCAGCAAAATTATCCCAAAAGAGACACGGGCCTTTGCCTCAAATGAGGAAAATTTGCAAATTGTTATCCATAAACCCGTACAACGGAACACAGAAGCAGAGAACAACAAATGGGGGGATGCTTGTGAAGACAACAGTTCCCAATCTGATCAAGAGGCTCAAGGACAAAGGCAAACACAGACAGACATCGAAAACCAAATGGTGGTTCAATCAATTGAGCAGGCGCAACAGACTCAAGATAACAGTGAGGCGACTGATCAGGAGTTCAGTGGGCAGTTACAGATTCATGAAACCATCACTAAGCATCTAATGGACTCTCCCGGGGATCTAGAGTGGGCAAAGGAAATATGGAAAAACAGAGTGATCATTCCTGCGGAATCAGATGAATCTCCTTGGACTAGCAATgtcaaaaaaaagaagaaatcttCTTCAGCTTCAACATACAGAGAAGCTCACGCCAAGAGGCAGAGCAGGACCCCCCTCCGATATCAATGATCATCATGTATTGGAATTGCAGAGGTCTTGGTAACCTCCGTACACAGTGAGCTCTTCGCCTTTTATGTAAAGTTAACCATCCTGACATCCTGTGCGTTGTCGAACCAATGGTGGACTTTGATCAGATTCATCACTCTCTCTGGGCCTCGCTCAATCTGCAACTAATTGCTCAAAATAATCGAGATTCAATTTGGGTTTTTGCTAACATTGGCGCTCCCTCGATGCCCCAAGTGATTAGCTCTCATGAACAGCACATTACGGTCAGCTATCTTTCTCAAGGTAAAGACCTTCTCTTATCCTTTGTATATGGCAGCACCTCAGCTATAACTCGCAGGGATCTTTGGGCTTCTCTCTTAACTTTGCACAGTGATAGTAATTGGCTTGTAATGGGGGATTTTAATGCTGTTACTGGTTCCCACGAGAAAACCGGAAGAAGCCCTTCTAGAAGCTCTTGCTTAGAATTCagaaattttattgataatgGCGGTCTAGTGGAGGTTAATACCACGGGAAATCAGTTCACGTGGACTAATGGGCGTCAGGGTACGGAGCATGTTGAATGCCGCCTTGACAGAGCTTTGGTAAATGAGAACTTTGTTGACTCTTGGGATTGTATTGCAGGTGTTGCCCTTGCCCGCCACAGGTCAGATCACTGCCCATTAATAGTTAGCTGTTCTTCGGGGGTTGTCAACAGATCCAGATTCAGATTTCTCTCCATGTGGTTAACACACAGCTCGCTTAGAGATGTTATTGCTACTCACTGGTCACAGACCCACATTTCCTTACCGCCGACTCAGCTCCTCATGCACAAACTGAAATTATTGCGGCCTGTGCTAAAGAGCTGGAATAGAAATGTTTTTGGGAGAATTTCGAGTAAAATTGAGGAGGCAAAATCCAAGCTTGAGTCGATCCAGCTAGAAATTTCGAGCTTAGGAATTACCCCTGAAAGAGCCAGCCGACATAACCAAGCTCATGAGGACCTTGATTTAACACTTCAGAGGCAGGAGCTCCTCTTTAGAGATCAAAGCAGAGTCAAATGGTTAAAGGCGGGGGATCGCAATTCCTCTTTTTTCCACCGATGCGCGAAAATGAAAAAGATTCAGTCAAGCCTTGATGCGTTAACCATTGATGGTGTTCGATCTACAGATGAGAATGAAATTGCACAGCATGTCATCGAATACTACTCTGGGTTGTTTACTGGTAACATCAATCCCGTTGACCTGAGCCCTGTGAATGACGTGATCCCAAGCCTTGTTTCAGCTGACGACAATGACTCCTTAATAAGGCGACCTTCGCCAGAGGAAATTAAAGCAGCGGTTTTTAGCTTAGATGGAGATAGCTCCCCAGGTCCTGACGGCTTTGGAGGACTCTTTTATCAAGCGTTCTGGAACATCATTGGTCAGGATGTATGCAACATGGTGATTAGCTTCTTCAACTCAGGTTACATTCTTCCTGGTTTGAACTCCAACCTTATGGCCCTTATTCCGAAACTGAATGATGCAAATGTTATTTCTCAATTTCGCCCTATTGTGATGGGCAATTTCAGCTACAAAATCATAGCAAAAATTCTGGCTGACAGGCTGTCACCTATTGCTGCGAGAATTGTGTTAGTTAATCAATTCGGCTTTATCCATGGTAGAAGTATCCATCACTGTATTACTGCTGCCTCTGAGGGGGTTAATATGCTTGATAAGAAGTGTTTTGGGGGAAACATGGCTCTTAAAATTGATATCAAAAAGGCATTTGACACGCTTGACTGGAATTTCCTTCTGTCAGTATTGGAAGCTTTTGGCTTCTCTCTTACCTTTCGGGATTGGATACTATCCATCCTAGCTTCGGCTAAAATTTCAGTACTTCTTGGCGGTAATCCAAAAGGCTACTTTGGCTGCTCCTGTGGTGTCCGTCAAGGGGACCCCCTCTCCCCAATTCTGTTTGGAATTGCAGAAGACTTTTTCAGTAGGTGGTTATCCAGACTCGAAACGGATGGTAGTTTTGCCTGCATGAGGTACGGCAATGGTAACTCTTTCCCCTCTCATCTCCTATATGCGGATGATATGCTCTTGTTCGGTAAGGCAACTGTGAGAAATgtgaaaattatcaaaattctATTCAATGTTTATGAGAAGCTTTCGGGTCAGGCTGTTAGTTGGGAAAAATCGGCTATTTACTTTGGATCCACCGTTATTGGCAGCAGGCGTATGAGAATATCCTCGATCCTTGGCATCCGGCCTGCCCACTTGCCTTTTAACTATCTTGGTGTGCCCCTATTTAAGGGTGCCCCAAAGAAAAGGTATCTTCTGCTGCTCGCTGACCGTTTTTTAGCAAAGTTTAGCTCCTGGAAAGGACACTCTCTCTCCATGGCTGGCAGACTCACCCTGATCAAATCCTCAATTACTGGGGCTTTAATTCATTCTATGATGATATACAAATGGCTTATGGGAGTCCTGAACACCATCAACAAAGCAATCAGAAACTTTTTATGGACCGGTGATAAAGACTCTCGCAAGCTAATTACAGTACCGTGGGAAACTTGCTGCAAGAGTATCGACGCGGGAGGCTTGGGCATAAAGCACCTGTCCTGGTTCAACCATAGCCTTCTGGCAAAATTCTGCTGGGATTTGCTGCAGGGGAATAACTTTATAATCGACCTCTTAAAATCTCGCCTTCTGACTAGCTCCGGACAGCCCAGAAACTACATCTGTAACTCAACGATTTGGAGCTCCTGTAGGACAATCTTCTCAGAGATCAGGAATCAATCTAGTTGGTGGATTGGTGAAGTTTCTCAGCTGAATTTCTAGACTGGCCATTGGATTAAACCTCCAATCGCTGATCAATTGGAAATCCATCCCAGATTACAGGCTAATTATGTTGAGACTGTTGAAGAGTATCTCAATGAGGAAAACTGGGAAAACATCCATTTCTTAGCTGATAATTTGCAGTCAGAAATCAGGCGTATTAAACGCGGCCTTGACCCAACAGACACTTGTTATTGGACGCTTTCTCCTTCAGGAATCATCACGACCAAAGAGTTCTACAAGCACCTTTCTGATTCTCCTTCGTCTGAATGGGGAAAACGGATTTGGACTAATTTCATCCCGCCCCGCAGGTCCTTTGTGTGTTGGCTTTCGCTGCATAATAAACTCTCTGTGCAGATATTGCTTCAGCAACGCGGATTCCATCTAGCCAGCCattgtgagctttgcaaatgcAGTGAGGAATCCATTGATCACTTGCTTGTCCACTGTTCCTTTGCGAAGACTTCCTGGAATTTGGTCGGCCGGTTACTCTCAACGGTAATCTCTTGCTCGGGTACATTCTCATCCTTTTTTATGTGCTTGCTGCAGCGGAATTTTTCGAAGTAAAAAACCAGGCTCTGGCGAACAGCTATCATCACGGTTCTTTGGCTACTTTGGCGTCTAAGAAACAAGGCAATCTTTGACAGtgatctcccttcaatccaaatggtTCCGACTTTGATTACCCACTATGTCAAGGAAATC includes these proteins:
- the LOC136208253 gene encoding protein TIC 214-like, whose amino-acid sequence is MIFKSFILGNLVSLCMKILNSVVVVGLYYGFLTTFSMGPSYLLLLRARVIEEGEEGTEKKVSTTTGFITGQLMMFISIYYAPLHLALGRPHTITVLALPYLLFHFFWNNHKHFFDYGSTTINSMRNLSIQFVFLNNLIFQLLNHFILSSSMLVRLVNIYMFRCNNKMLFVTSSFVSWLIGHILFMKWVGLILAWIQQNTSIRSNVLFRSNKYLVSELRNSMARIFSILLFITCLYSLGRTPSPIFTKKLKETSETEESEEETDVETTSETKGGAKQEQEGSTEEDPSSSLFSEEKEYPDKIDETEEIQVNGKEKIKDEFNFHFKETCYKNRPLYETFYLDGNQENSKLEILIEKNK